In the genome of Brachypodium distachyon strain Bd21 chromosome 3, Brachypodium_distachyon_v3.0, whole genome shotgun sequence, the window CCACAGAAAGAAAATCAGGAGATGAACTGGCTTCAATTGCACAGCTTCTAAATATTGGCACTAGGAAAGTTTACAGTCAGAATAAGAACATATTTATTGTAAAGCTCCCGTTAGTATTTACTTCGCTTGCAGGTTTGTTATTTTCATAAATTTGcatttctgttttgtttttttacctGTCAGTCTAGGTTGAGTCAAGTTTACTTcataatatatatttatttattttctaaacCTTTTATCGAAATGGTTTCTCAGATATACTGGCAAGTGAATTTGAAGAAGCAAGGTTTTCTGCTGTGGAAACTTTCAAAGGATTAATAGATAATTGCATTGATGAGAACTTGGTGTCCCGTGGCATTACCCAGATTAAGGCTAGACGTCAAGGGTTGAAGTCTGATCCCACCGTCATAGAGAAGATATGTGTTATCCTAGAGGGCCTGCTAGATGTCCGCTACAGTGATGTCTGGGACAAATCATTTCATGTAATTTCAGTGGCATTTGACAAGTTGGGTAAGTTTGCCTTTTCTTTAACGTATCCTCATTAACATATATATTGGCATTGTTGGTAGTCTAAATTTCTAGTAAAGCATGCCCTCATTTGGTAACGCGACACAACATAGTAACCACAAGACAGCCCTAAAATTGGCCTCCACAGTATGTTGTTAGTTCTGTAGTGACTGTCATAGAACAGGTTTCTAATTTCAGTATCTTAGCAAAATTGGAATTTCTAATTTCTGATGTCTCATCTGGTCATGATGTATTAAGCTTTCGCCACACTTGCTGTAGTCCAATGTTATGTGATATGCCATTAACAATCTGCTTCAATGTTTCCTGTTGTTAAATTGGATTATCTTTTTTTATGCTGCTGCTAGTTTGTTTCTTGATGTTAAGCAGTCACAGTTCATGAACTGATTTCTAATGCGAAACAACAGGTGAGTCTTCATCTGACCTATTGCCAGAAGCACTTAGGAACTTGGCAGATATGCAGAACTTGTCAGATGATGACTTTTCTTTCCGGAAGCaggtactttttttttctgtcgaAGACTTGTGGTCGCCAAAACTTGACATTGTTGCTAGTTAATACTTTATATGATCGCATGCACTGTATATGCTTGCTTTTAAAAGATTTAAGGTTTCTGAAATTTGATTAAACTATGATTTTGTGTACTACTACACTTCTTCTATGGCAGAAATAACACTTATCCCATCATAACACTAACTAACTTAAGACATTGCTAGGAGCATCAGCCATAGATAAAGCTGTGTAGGTCCTTGTAGACCCCCATACAGTTGTAATTTGTTTCGTTCATTTTGCAATTAACTAATCTCCTGCTTCACCTTTGACATGATTCTATTTTGCAGCTCAATGCATGTCTTGGTTCAGCAGTTGCTGCAATGGGACCAAAGAATGTCCTTGATATTCTACACATTCAGTCAATTTGTGATgaaaatgaatggattctACCTATCTTCGAAAGGCACATTATTGGTGCTAGTTTGCAATTTTTCTTGAGAGATATTCTAGGCATTGTTAGAGCTGTGGAGAAGACTATTCCCAAGGTATTGCCAAACAAGAGAATATCTTGTGCTTTAACAAAAAATAACGCTAAGTAAGCCACTTCATTCTGAACTGCTCCTTGATTATGTCTCCAATATATGATTAAACAGCTTTTAAAAGACGACAAGCTTTTCTCCGCCAAGAGAGCAGAAGGTTATGTGTATTCGCTTTGGTCTTTGTTACCATCATGTTGCAACTATCCATGTGATACTTCAAGCAATTTCGGAGTTCTACAGAATGTTCTATGTGACACTCTCCAGAACCAGCCTGACTTACGCGGTATCATTTGTTCCAGTATTCAGGTGCTTCCCATTATGACTATTCAAGTTACACTGTGTCATGTGCCTTTTCTTGTCTTTACTTTTCTCTTGACTTGTATTTGTTTTAGATTTTAATTAAACAAAACAAGGAAGCTTTGTCGGCCACTAAAGGCGATGATATTCTTGTTGATGATGAAGCAAGCAAATCGGAAAAAAGAGCGAAGGAGCGCTATACCAAAGGGATAGCAGAAGAAAACTTGAAAGCGATTCAGGCTTTCTCTTCAAAGTTTTTGGAACTATTATGTTCTATATTCTTGtcatcctccaaggactctaTTGGATTCTTACAGGTATGTTCTTGCTGCTTTCTGCACCTTATGGATTATTCACATTCTGTTGTGGTTGAGGTCGAGTTCTAAGGCTAAGTACACTTGTACTTCCAGgatttgtttcattttgcTTTTAAAGTTGCTTCTTTGAATTGTAAATTTTCTCTAAGGTAGGCTGGGCGCTCATCATTTCAAGGTTCAATATAAATCTCTATGGCATCATTAGAATCTATTGCTCAGCTGAAGCCTGAAACTCTGGTGCTAAACCGCTGATTGACAAAATTAACATTTTCTTGACCAAACAGTGATCCGAGGCTGAACTAAGGAAGTCACATTTTGTGGTTACAATTTCAATATTTATTCGTGGATTTCATGATTGgcttattttttgttgttgatggtTTGCATTTTACTTGTACTACTTGAAAGCATATAACCTACAATTTTTTCCCGCTTCATTGTACCTATAGCCTGCGATAAGTGAGATAGCATCCATATCAGACAAAGACGTAGTTGGCAAGTTCTTCCTTGATGCAATGAGGAAGTTGCTGGATGCGACAAAGGCTGTCAATGCACAGCAAGTGGATGACAGTTCAATGCAGATTGAAGACGGTTCTAATACAAATAACATGACGAGGTTTGCACAGAGTTTATATTTTGTTGATTCTTATTTGTGCCCCCTAGATTCCAGTTTTATGTCCGGTGTTGATTCCACCTTGATTTGAATTTCAGGGCTCTCCGTTTGGACTTTGCCGCTTCTTTATTGCCTGGATTAGCTGCAAAGTCTATCAATGTGCTATTCAGTTATGTAAAACCTGCAATTAAGGTACATATATATGGTTGTAAAGCAAGTTATGTTTGTTCTTTTCCATTTAACGAAAGATTTATATAAATTACTTGTACCTGATCATTTTTCTGTTTATAGGATAGTGACTCGTTGGTTCAAAAAAGAGCATACAAGGTTCTCTCAATGCTACTTAAggtttgtttctgttttcagtTAGTTACTTTGTATGAACTATTTGCACATGACAAGAAAATTTCTAAACTTTTTCTTTATGAATGCTGGTTTATTTCAGGATGCTGAATTTCTTGAAAGAAATTTAGATGTCCTGTTGGATTTGATGATTTCATCGTTGCCATGTCAGTTTCCATCGAAACGGTACAGGCTTGAATGCCTCCACCACCTTATTGTTTACATTTTGAAGGTTGGTAGAAGAAACACCTCCTTGCATTTGACATTGTGCATACCACATATAGGAGAGCGGTAACATTAACTCTATACTTTCTTTGTCTGCAGGATCCATCTAAGCTTAGGAAGAGGGAAATTGTCAGTTCATTCCTCACTGAAATACTTCTCGCCTTAAAGGAGGTAATTGAAATAGTATATCATAGTTTTGAATGGCATTTTTAATATAACCTTGAATAAACTGCCACAATGTTCAAGTAACATGCTGTCCATTTGAACTTTTTGTTCTTATTCCCTTTGAAATGTATTGGACTGCTAAACCTTTCACAGAATTGCAGTTTCTCGTTATGTATAAGGCTATCCTTATatcttgtcaaaataaaattagatCAGCTTGAGCAGTCTTTTCTGTTCAGGGACAGAGTTCGGTAGCCATCATTTGTTTACTCttgaccttttttttatcaagtGTCAGTTGGATGACACAATTATGTTCTGTAACTCTGGTCACTCAATCAAAATACCCATTCTCTCTGATAGGCCACCTTCTCAATGTACTTATCTGTACAGGTAAGCCAAATGTGAGATTAACATTCATTAACTCTAGTTGGTGTTTCTGCACAGGCCAACAAGAAAACCAGAAACAGAGCTTATGATGTGCTTATTGAAATTGGCCGTGCTTGTGAAGATGCTGAAAATGATGGGAGGAAGGACAGCTTGTACCAGTTCTTTGACATGGTACTTCTATGCCATTAcgcactttgatgttgtatggAAGTTGACTACTTCAGCACCAGGCCGTTGCAATGTTAACCACACCCACTGTGACCTGCGTAGCATATTTTTGTTGTGCTTAGTTGTTAACCGGTGACAATTGGGATGTTTTCTTATGCTAAGAAATGTGCTCCGTATTTTGGCTTAAGTTTGTCTGATTTCATGTTCAGGTAGCTGGTGGTCTGGCTGCTCAAACTCCACATGCGATTAGTGCTGCTGTGACTGGGTTAGCTCGCTTGACCTATGAGTTCTCAGATCTTATTGGAGTAGCGTACAAGCTGCTCCCTTCAACTTTTCTGCTTATGCAGAGGAACAACCGAGAACTTGTCAAAGTAAAGTGCACACCACACTTCTAGTGCATTAGTTATCTTCACTATCATTATCTTTCAGTTCCTTGCACTCACATTGATTTTGTGGCCAGGCCAACTTAGGTTTTATCAAAGCATTAGTTGCTAAATCTAAAGCTGATGTGTTAGACGAGCACTTGAAGGGAGTCGTTGAGGGTCTGCTGAGCTGGCAAAGTGATAAGAAGAATTCTTTAAAAGCGAAGGTATCAATTGTTTGCTTTTATGCCAAAGAATAACATCTGAAAAATGGCACTTCTTGTCAGGAAATGAATGGATATGTTATTTGGGCCTGCTAATCAGTACACTCATCTTATTGTTAGGTTAAGTCACTCGTGGAAATTCTCGTGAAGAAATGCGGTTTAGATGCGGTGAAGGCTGTGATGCCCGAAGAACATATGAAATTGCTGACCAATATCAGAAAGGTCGGTTCCATTGTTTTATGAAGCTTTGCATAGGAAAGTAATAACAGCCTTTTCCTCTAACTGTCTTAGTTCTACCATTTATTCGTAATGTTAAGCAGATTAATGAGCGGAAAATGCGCAAGGGAAATTCGTCTGAGGATGGGGAGGCCATGTCGCTGACCTCACGAGCTACAAGGTATAGTAGCAAATAATGCCATATATATCGATTGCTAAAAAGTGTTGTCAAGTCTTATAAGCCCTGAATATTATATTTTTCTCGACAGCTGTGAGCTTCgtcaaaaataattttgtttAAACTAGTTTGTCCGAAGCATCCACATTTCTGGTTTGACTGAGTGATCCATGTTTCCTCCAGGCAAAGTGGGTGGAATCACACACAGATGTTTTCAGATTTTGGAAGTGATGAGGATGACTCTAATGGTGCCTTTTCCAAGCAGCATACCGTTACTTCTCGTCAAGGATCAAAAGCTTCAACACGGTATGTCAGTGACAATGCCACACTGAAGCTGTTTGAGAAGCTGAAACGATCATAATTTTGTGTTCACCGTTCTTGATGTCTAGGTATAACCGGAAGCGCCAAGATAAGAACTTAATGGAAAAGTTCATTGACCACTCGACCGGCGAGCCCCTGGATTTACTTGATCAGAAGACAATGAGGCTGGCTCTCAAATCGACAGTGCCAGGAAGAAAGAGGGCTGCACCcgatgacgatgacgatgaGATGGAGTTGGACCCTGAAGGTCGTATAATTGTGCGTGACGAACATGAAAGACGTAAAAAGAAGCCCGTCTCCCATGACGACGAGCCTGATGACAAGAGCTCCGTCAGAAGCCAGTcgatgaagaggaggaaaacGGCAGACTCCGGTTGGTCCTACACTGGCCATGATTATACCAGCAAGAAGGCCGGTGGTgatctgaagaagaaagacaagatGGAACCATATGCTTACTGGCCACTAGATCGGAAGCTGCTCAACCGCAGGTCGGACCGCAAGGCGTCTGCGCGCAAGGGCATGGCCAGTGTCATGAAGATGACGAAAAGGCTTGAAGGGAAGAGCGCTTCTGGTGTCCTTGCAGCTAAGAAGGCGCAAAAACgcaaacagaaaaagaacaagTAAGAGAGTAGTGGAAATTAGGGATAGGAAAAGCTTTTGGTATATGAGCTGACCAGTGGCGTCGGATCAAAATTTTGTTGCTGTATAGCGTGAGTTGGCACTTGTAGTTTGCGCCTGTTGTGGCCTATTTATcagggtattttttttctgcgaCGGTTTACTGGACGCACTATACCATTTTTGGTATTTCAATACCATCGTTGTTACTATTTGTATTAGATTACCTGATTGGGTACGCTAGCAGTAGATCTAAAAACCTGGgaacgagaaaaaaaaagggatggAGACGCGGGGAATCGAACCCCGTGCCTCTCGCATGCGAAGCGAGCGCTCTACCATATGAGCTACGTCCCCATTGATGACGTAGTGCATTCATTGCACTAATCATTCTGTTAAGTTCCCATTGATGACACATTTACTGCCATAACCATTCCATGGTGGATCAGTGAGCAGTGGCTAAACTGCCCACTGCCGCAGCGGAAACATGACTGTTAGAATCTGTTCTTTTACATTTCTTACCGCAAGGAGACTTCACTGCAACAGCGATGAACACCGTATCATGAATCTTAGAAGGTCCAACGCCACGGTACAACACACGGCATCACGAGCCGAGAGAAAAGAATGCGGTAGCAATAGCATGAACCGATGTGTTCTACTACACGTTACTACATCCTCTTACAGGCCTACCGGCGGGCGACCCCGGCCGACGCCCTGCTCGCTGCCCGCACTACCGAGTGACGGAGCGACCCTTGACACGGCCAGCAGGGCACCAAGGACCAGCATTGTTACACCGGAGGGTTAAGCTACTCTATACTGCTGCATGTGGTCTCGGCATCTCATCGCCGGAGGAGACGTCGTGCTTCGACGACAGTTTCTGCTTCTGGCCGTTCCTTCTCCTGCTAGCGTTCCCGCCTCGCGCCTTCGGCGCTTGCTTGGCGTCGCTCATCTGCAGAAAATACGAGGTGAAATGATCAGCAACGGAATCGACACACACAGCTACGGATCAGCGCTCCACGCGTAACCTGGATACAGCAACCTCGGTGAAGGGATTATACAACcactataatttatttttttcttctgtgacCCTAGCAAATATAGAATACATATCAGATAACGGATGCAGCCTCATCACAAAGCATTCAGTTGGTTGGCAATTTAAGGTAGCACTAGGAGCGATGAACAAAGCATGTCATAATGATAAAAGCATGTGGTGAACAAGTCAGCAACTGCACCAGAGACCAGACAACATAACAATGAAAGACAGGAGGATGCTGTAAAGCAGAAAATGGCATGTGGGCTCCATCAATTTGTTTACTGGCCAAGCTGCCATAATCTTGTCCAAAGCTTGCAATTCCCTTAAATGACATAGAACATGAGACTCGTGCCGATAAAAATTTATGCATTCACAAGCAATTAATATATGAGGAAAGTAGGACAGCGCGACTGTTCTTCCATATGGGACACACCAACAACAGTGATGTGCCAAAAATGGATCATTCGGAAGGCCCTATCCAGAAACCTCATAGCTGATAAGCACGCGTGTAGAGAATACATCCTGTGGTGGAGCTACATTTGCGTCATTTGCTTTGTGGTCCGTGCAATGCAAAAGGTTTCAGCAGCCTCAATTCATAATAATGACAGAAGTCCTAGTTAGCTTAGATGTGAACATCTAGTGGGGTATGAAAATCTGGTGGTGCCCTATAGTCCCTCACCACCATCCAGTGCAGAAAAATTACTTCCAAGAACTAACCCTTTCCTGGATGAATGGTCAGCCATGCTCCAGCCTATTCTTTACAAGAGGCATCTTGATTTTCAAGCAAACTGCAGGCTTCTTGGATTCTTTGGTAAAATGAAGTTGTAAACACATAACCCtcaaacaacattttttttgttcttgcacACAAATCATATTAATGTAAATCGTATTGATGCAGTAGATGCATGGGCCATTGCATGACTATGATCAACAGAAAACATCACCAACCTAAAAAGATGACAGTAACAAAATAACCATCGCTAAACTGATGCAGTATCGCCAACCGCGAAACAAGAAATTAGCATGGGATACTTACCCCGAAACAGAACTCAGACTGGCCGTGACCCCCACTCACTTCACCAGCTCTTGGAGGCTTCCCAGAGCCCATTGCTGATGAGCCACGCTTATTGATGCCATTACATGATGCCGCTTCGTCCACTGTAGCTAGTGGAGGCGGTGGAGATGGCGATGGCGAAGGAGGGGTCGAGAATGTTCGCGTCTGTCTTTGGACTGGGTCATGGTCCTTGGCAGGTCCGTTGCAGAATCCCGATTCAATATCAGACTGGAACATGTCCACGAAgagctgctggagctcctcaaAGCTTTCCTGTCTCTGCAAATCCAGAGGCTCATGGTTATTGTATTGTTTTTGATACACTTTTCTTGGATCAATAGGATCCAGGAAAAAACAGGTCATTCTCCAGTCTGGTTCTAGAAAAAATCACCAAGGTTTCAGAATTTAGTATCCATAAAAACAATTGATGTTACTGAGCTCTAATAATCCCTTTTTAAGCCTGTGAACAAATGTATAGAACTAGCACATCCACAGCAAAACCTATACAATAATATTTTGATGCTATAGAAATTCTTTACTTAGCAATTCATATTAGGAAAGTTTTGTAATGTTTTGAGTTTTCCTTTGAACAAGGAAATAGCTGTGTGCATAtccctccgtcctatattaagtaactcaaatttgtctaaaaatggacgtatctatatactaaaatatgtctagatacatgtaatatttcgacactggACGGAGGGATAGAGTGTCACATAATCACTTTGACTTCATGCTTAGTGCACCACTCTGCAAAATGAAGACATGCCCCCAAAGTGCCAAAAAAATCCCTGTAATAGCACATAATTCCAAACAAACTGTAGTAAACGCCCTATAAGGACCAATGAATCATGACAAGGGTTCTGAAAATCACGGCAGCAGAATGGGATACAAAGTGTATGCTTAGCGTGACCGGTCCTTACCGCTGGCTGCGTCTGGCTCATCATATGGGCCATCTCACCAAGGAAGTCCCCCATCCCCTGCAGCTGCAACGGTAGCAGAAAACATCACTCACACTGGACAACGATAACAACTGAAAGCACGATAAAAATGCGTGATTCCTACAGtgtcatcatcttcttcttcatgttcttcataTACCCCCACGTCATAGAGGAAGCGCTTGTTGGCATCGGAGAGGACTGCACAAGAACAACAACGGGATAGGAGCACGGAGGCTCCGTGCGATAAGTTCACCAACCAGCTAGCTAGATCGGTTCGGCGGGTTAAGTCGTTGTTGCAACATGTAACAAGTGTTGTGGGGTAGATTGTGTATGCAGAAGATGGGGAATGAGATGGAGATTGAGACAAGAAAGATTAAGACCGGAATAGGCGCCCTGGATCTCCTGGAACTTCTCTTTTGCTTCCTCCATGTGCTtggtgctgctggaggaggagcatcTATCCGGATGCCATCTCTGCAACGAGTTACAGAGCAAGTTTGCATAAATTTGTATTGAATAAAATATTCGGACCAGCATCAGAACTGGAGCAGAGCTCAGCTGCGCTGTGTGTATCGAGCCATGAAACAATGTTTGACGAGTACGGAGCATGACAGGACAAGGAAATACGGCAATAATTGACTAGAAACATAGGGGTTTGGACATCTAAATCATTGGTTAACACCAGATCAACAACGATCATGTGCTTCAACATATCCTTGCATAAAGTACAGGACAGGGGGCGTAGCACCGTCAGCTAGTAAGTATCAACTTTGGCGCCAACCTCTACTCCGAAGTCCAAACTCAAAATCAGCAACAGGAatacaagaaaaaataaatcctaCTGTGATGCCAGGTATGATCCGCCGATCGAGAACGGGGGCACGTAGATGTAGATTGTAGACTACGATTTTTTCAGAGCACGGAACGTACACACACAGGGGGGAGGAGGATCGAGAAGCACAATTCCTCACCATGGCGAGCTTCCGGTAGGCGACCTTGAGGTCGGCGTCGGAGCACTCCTTGTTGACGCCCAGCACAGAGTACAGGTCACCGCCGCCCacccccgcggccgccggcttTCCGCCGCACTTGTCGCCCCCGGTGGCCATGTAAGCCGTACGTAGGAGGGCGCCTGGCGAGGAAGGCTccggggagggggaggaggaggaggagaggaggggggtGGCGGCTGCCTGTTGttctcgctctctctcgactCAGGCCGCTCGTCTCCAcgcgctgttcctcctcggaAGCCTCTGGAAGCACTGCCAGGATGCCACTTGCGGTTTAAATAATTTGGgcctcgtttttttttcctctgtaCCATTTCGCTTTACGCTTCGCATTCGCGTTTGCGTATTACGAACTGTACTGCCGACTGCTATGTCCGATGTGATTTGTTAATTGTTAAACAAAACATTTTCTcagcaagagaaaaaaaaatgtgatgtgGTAATATGTCGAATTGATTGAGCTGAGATTTACTGAAAACAAGAATCCGTGGTTTATTGGGGGAAAACAGGGCTGTAAATTATGTCGTGCAATTTTCTGTTGCATTATGTTTTGTTGAGAAACGTTGGGGCCGTCCGATGCTGGATGAGCGACGCAGATTGGCCCGATGCCGGCAGGATACTTCCGTGGACCCAGCGTCCAGACTccaggaggttcccgggcagGGCAGTTCGTGCACTCGTGGCAGGGCCCCTCACGAGTTAGGCATACGTCGTACTACTACTGAGTTTGGCCGCGAGGTTTGCAGTGAACCACGAGCCTGCCACTAACCTCTGAACGGGCTAAAAAATGTCTCTCGTTTTTATTCTTTGAGCGAAAAACACGGTCTTTATTAAATAATCATCGTAGGTACAACTCATTCCACGGCTCCGAAAGTCAGAGGAATCGACCGTGGTCGAGGGATAAATAGCTCCTTACAATTGCTAGCTACGAAGCGCACCGTACGTTAAACAAGCCCAGCAAAAATTAGACGTAGAACAAAGGCCGGATTCTTCGGACTTTACGTTGAGCCGTCCGATACTGGGCCTGCTTAATCCATCTTGCCCAACGTTTGGACCGGGCGGACCAAATGAGCGTGGATGGGCC includes:
- the LOC100822126 gene encoding RRP12-like protein — encoded protein: MADVDMDELPQTPRSAAGDDDLSMFSGEPDLAAAILARLGGSPREDDQHLCATAAAMAQAVNDRGVAATTVAYFAAASAALAPLARAGPGAADRHVAGALLAFLSAAVPALPPAVVRARGREVADDVARVLEFPSTPDSGVRAGIRCLAHLISAGDKASWEAVEPLYAVVLRLVTDHRPKVRKQSHACLRDILLSFQRQAVLVPASEGIARCFERFLLLAGGSNDVNTGSAAEGPKGAKEVLYILNALKCCLPLMASKPSNTILKYFKALLGLHQPILTRNILEILHAVGDSPTLQLKPDVLLDLMCSLGLSVSTERKSGDELASIAQLLNIGTRKVYSQNKNIFIVKLPLVFTSLADILASEFEEARFSAVETFKGLIDNCIDENLVSRGITQIKARRQGLKSDPTVIEKICVILEGLLDVRYSDVWDKSFHVISVAFDKLGESSSDLLPEALRNLADMQNLSDDDFSFRKQLNACLGSAVAAMGPKNVLDILHIQSICDENEWILPIFERHIIGASLQFFLRDILGIVRAVEKTIPKLLKDDKLFSAKRAEGYVYSLWSLLPSCCNYPCDTSSNFGVLQNVLCDTLQNQPDLRGIICSSIQILIKQNKEALSATKGDDILVDDEASKSEKRAKERYTKGIAEENLKAIQAFSSKFLELLCSIFLSSSKDSIGFLQPAISEIASISDKDVVGKFFLDAMRKLLDATKAVNAQQVDDSSMQIEDGSNTNNMTRALRLDFAASLLPGLAAKSINVLFSYVKPAIKDSDSLVQKRAYKVLSMLLKDAEFLERNLDVLLDLMISSLPCQFPSKRYRLECLHHLIVYILKDPSKLRKREIVSSFLTEILLALKEANKKTRNRAYDVLIEIGRACEDAENDGRKDSLYQFFDMVAGGLAAQTPHAISAAVTGLARLTYEFSDLIGVAYKLLPSTFLLMQRNNRELVKANLGFIKALVAKSKADVLDEHLKGVVEGLLSWQSDKKNSLKAKVKSLVEILVKKCGLDAVKAVMPEEHMKLLTNIRKINERKMRKGNSSEDGEAMSLTSRATRQSGWNHTQMFSDFGSDEDDSNGAFSKQHTVTSRQGSKASTRYNRKRQDKNLMEKFIDHSTGEPLDLLDQKTMRLALKSTVPGRKRAAPDDDDDEMELDPEGRIIVRDEHERRKKKPVSHDDEPDDKSSVRSQSMKRRKTADSGWSYTGHDYTSKKAGGDLKKKDKMEPYAYWPLDRKLLNRRSDRKASARKGMASVMKMTKRLEGKSASGVLAAKKAQKRKQKKNK
- the LOC100822440 gene encoding uncharacterized protein LOC100822440 isoform X1, with the protein product MATGGDKCGGKPAAAGVGGGDLYSVLGVNKECSDADLKVAYRKLAMRWHPDRCSSSSSTKHMEEAKEKFQEIQGAYSVLSDANKRFLYDVGVYEEHEEEDDDTLQGMGDFLGEMAHMMSQTQPARQESFEELQQLFVDMFQSDIESGFCNGPAKDHDPVQRQTRTFSTPPSPSPSPPPPLATVDEAASCNGINKRGSSAMGSGKPPRAGEVSGGHGQSEFCFGMSDAKQAPKARGGNASRRRNGQKQKLSSKHDVSSGDEMPRPHAAV
- the LOC100822440 gene encoding uncharacterized protein LOC100822440 isoform X2, yielding MATGGDKCGGKPAAAGVGGGDLYSVLGVNKECSDADLKVAYRKLAMRWHPDRCSSSSSTKHMEEAKEKFQEIQGAYSVLSDANKRFLYDVGVYEEHEEEDDDTLQGMGDFLGEMAHMMSQTQPARQESFEELQQLFVDMFQSDIESGFCNGPAKDHDPVQRQTRTFSTPPSPSPSPPPPLATVDEAASCNGINKRGSSAMGSGKPPRAGEVSGGHGQSEFCFGGHRRKK